A genomic segment from Chitinophagaceae bacterium encodes:
- a CDS encoding SDR family NAD(P)-dependent oxidoreductase, producing the protein MVILGANSDISQAFIEKVLSKNERYPVIYLLSSHAENAKRIARHFEVKYQQQFEIIAFDLSKENDYTQLANIDSKMVFCASGYLGLDAANGLYDDSNTQKITCINYSNLVLLLNHFAQEFEAKGMGTIIALTSVAGERGRQSNFIYGSAKAGFTTYLQGLRNYLFHKGVHVLTVIPGFMDTQMTAGIQTPKLLTASPQKAAAIIYKAWKRKKNVVYVTPVWRLIMLMIRNIPEFIFKKMKM; encoded by the coding sequence CGCCAACTCTGATATTTCACAAGCTTTTATTGAAAAAGTATTAAGCAAAAATGAACGCTACCCGGTTATTTATTTATTGAGTTCCCATGCAGAAAATGCAAAAAGGATAGCCCGGCATTTTGAAGTGAAATATCAACAACAATTTGAAATTATCGCTTTTGACCTTAGTAAAGAAAATGATTATACCCAACTGGCAAATATTGATAGCAAGATGGTTTTTTGTGCAAGCGGTTACCTGGGATTAGATGCTGCAAATGGCTTGTATGACGATAGCAATACCCAAAAAATAACTTGTATCAATTATAGCAACCTCGTGTTATTACTCAATCATTTTGCACAAGAATTTGAAGCCAAAGGCATGGGTACCATTATTGCCTTAACCAGCGTAGCCGGCGAAAGAGGAAGGCAAAGCAATTTTATTTATGGCAGCGCCAAAGCAGGGTTTACCACCTATTTGCAGGGTTTAAGAAATTATTTATTTCATAAGGGTGTACATGTGCTTACGGTAATTCCAGGGTTTATGGATACGCAAATGACAGCAGGTATCCAAACGCCTAAACTGCTTACTGCCAGCCCGCAAAAAGCTGCAGCAATAATTTACAAAGCCTGGAAAAGAAAAAAAAATGTAGTATATGTTACTCCTGTTTGGCGTTTAATCATGCTTATGATACGCAACATACCGGAATTTATATTTAAAAAGATGAAAATGTAA
- a CDS encoding decaprenyl-phosphate phosphoribosyltransferase, with protein sequence MKDIIHLIRPKDWAKNLFLFVPLFFAGRLFEMETIKELFYGFLCFCAIASAVYIINDYRDIEFDKLHPEKSSRPLASGKISKPKAVILAILLIIAGFTGAWFIRDKFMFVLALYFLLNLAYSFGLKNLPIVDIVIIAIGFVLRIKAGAVIAKVGLTEWLTIMVFLLALFMALAKRRDDVILKNQSGMDMRKAVKGYNLQFINVGISLISSIIIVSYIMYTMSNEVQERIGTYRIYYTALFVIMGLFRYLQLVYVDEKSQSPTKILYKDRFIQVCLILWIVCFYVILYIKDFSLFET encoded by the coding sequence ATGAAGGATATTATTCATCTCATACGGCCTAAAGACTGGGCAAAAAACCTTTTTTTGTTTGTGCCTTTGTTTTTTGCCGGCAGGTTATTTGAAATGGAAACCATCAAAGAACTTTTTTATGGATTTCTTTGTTTTTGCGCCATTGCCAGTGCCGTATATATTATTAACGACTACAGGGATATTGAATTTGATAAGCTGCACCCGGAAAAATCCAGTCGTCCGTTGGCCTCCGGAAAAATATCGAAACCTAAAGCTGTAATATTAGCCATACTACTCATTATTGCAGGATTTACCGGCGCATGGTTTATTAGGGACAAGTTTATGTTTGTACTGGCCCTTTATTTTTTACTGAACCTTGCTTACAGTTTCGGTTTAAAAAATTTACCTATTGTTGATATCGTTATCATTGCAATTGGCTTTGTGTTGCGCATAAAAGCCGGGGCAGTAATTGCCAAAGTAGGCCTTACGGAATGGCTTACCATAATGGTTTTTTTACTTGCTTTATTTATGGCGCTGGCAAAAAGAAGGGACGATGTAATTTTAAAGAACCAATCGGGAATGGATATGCGAAAAGCCGTAAAAGGCTACAACCTGCAATTTATTAATGTGGGTATTTCGCTCATAAGCTCCATTATTATTGTTTCTTACATTATGTACACAATGTCCAATGAAGTGCAGGAGCGCATTGGCACTTACAGGATTTATTACACGGCGCTTTTTGTAATCATGGGTTTGTTCCGGTACCTGCAACTCGTTTATGTAGATGAAAAATCTCAATCGCCTACTAAAATTTTGTATAAAGACAGGTTTATACAGGTTTGTTTAATTTTATGGATTGTGTGCTTCTATGTAATTCTTTATATAAAAGACTTTTCACTTTTTGAAACTTAA
- a CDS encoding HAD-IB family hydrolase, producing the protein MPQQIAFFDFDGTITTKDTLLELAKFHKGKAGYLKGMLLLLPSLMGLKLGLTGSREAKEKFLHYFFGGMHKQSFEDLCLKFTHKKLESLLRKEAMDKLNWHRQQDHEIVVVSASAKNWVAPFCQLHEWKYITTALEIKNDCISGNLSGENCNGAQKAIRIKEVFDIGLYEKIFAYGDSRGDKEMLALATDAFYRKF; encoded by the coding sequence TTGCCGCAACAAATTGCTTTTTTTGATTTTGATGGTACCATTACCACTAAAGATACCCTTCTGGAACTTGCAAAGTTTCATAAAGGCAAAGCAGGCTATTTAAAGGGGATGCTTTTATTGCTGCCTTCGCTAATGGGCTTAAAACTTGGCCTTACAGGCAGCAGGGAGGCAAAAGAAAAATTTCTCCATTATTTTTTTGGAGGTATGCACAAGCAAAGTTTTGAAGATTTATGCTTAAAATTTACCCATAAAAAGCTGGAAAGTTTATTAAGAAAGGAAGCTATGGATAAATTAAACTGGCACCGGCAGCAAGACCACGAAATTGTTGTGGTATCTGCATCGGCCAAAAACTGGGTTGCGCCATTTTGCCAGTTACATGAGTGGAAATATATAACCACAGCATTAGAAATAAAAAATGATTGTATTAGCGGAAATTTATCCGGCGAAAATTGCAACGGCGCCCAAAAAGCAATTAGGATAAAAGAGGTATTTGATATTGGGCTGTACGAAAAAATATTTGCTTACGGCGACAGCAGAGGTGATAAAGAAATGCTGGCCCTGGCTACAGATGCATTTTACAGAAAATTTTAA
- a CDS encoding citrate (Si)-synthase, eukaryotic, whose product MGILKERFASKFETVSTEIKEIIKEHGNKKIGEVSLSQVYQGMRGITGLVTETSLLDSQEGIRFRGYTIPELQEKLPKAPNGTEPLPEGLLYLMLIGNLPTAEDVQHVTNVLQRRSHVPSHVFATIEALPISSHPMTQFVVGIMALQTESEFAKKYAKGMSKKDYWEATFDDAMILLARLPRIAAYIYRRKYKNGDHIQPNGMLDWAGNFAHMLGFSDKSFRDLMRLYMTIHADHEGGNVSAHATHLVGSALSDCYLSFAAGMNGLAGPLHGLANQEVIKWIFELREKIGSDNPTKEQIENYVKQTLSEGKVIPGYGHAVLRKTDPRFTAQMEFGKKHMPDDPLVNTVWTIYETVPTILSSMGKIKNPWPNVDAHSGALLVHYGMVEYEFYTVLFGVSRALGVLTSLCWDRALGMPLERPKSITTESVKLWLQGKDEIWGD is encoded by the coding sequence ATGGGAATTTTAAAGGAAAGATTTGCTTCTAAATTTGAAACAGTATCCACAGAAATTAAAGAAATAATTAAAGAACACGGCAATAAAAAGATTGGGGAAGTATCCCTTTCGCAGGTTTACCAGGGTATGAGGGGAATTACCGGTTTGGTTACTGAAACCTCGCTGCTCGATTCACAGGAAGGTATCCGCTTTCGTGGATATACCATTCCCGAACTCCAGGAAAAATTACCTAAAGCGCCCAATGGCACCGAACCATTGCCCGAAGGGTTGCTTTATTTAATGTTGATTGGCAATTTACCTACAGCCGAAGATGTACAGCATGTAACCAATGTACTGCAGCGCAGGAGCCATGTACCCAGCCATGTATTTGCCACTATTGAAGCATTGCCTATTTCCTCACATCCTATGACGCAGTTTGTGGTAGGCATTATGGCTTTACAAACTGAAAGCGAATTTGCCAAAAAGTATGCAAAAGGCATGAGCAAAAAAGATTACTGGGAAGCTACTTTTGACGATGCAATGATTTTGCTTGCACGGCTACCCAGGATTGCAGCTTATATCTACAGGAGAAAATATAAAAACGGCGATCATATTCAACCCAACGGCATGCTGGACTGGGCTGGCAATTTTGCCCACATGCTTGGGTTCAGTGATAAATCTTTCCGTGACCTCATGCGGCTTTATATGACCATTCATGCCGATCATGAAGGTGGTAATGTTTCTGCCCATGCAACGCACCTGGTGGGTTCGGCCCTTAGCGATTGTTACTTAAGCTTTGCTGCCGGTATGAACGGGCTTGCCGGGCCTTTACATGGCCTTGCCAACCAGGAAGTAATTAAATGGATTTTTGAACTGAGAGAAAAAATTGGCAGCGACAACCCTACAAAAGAACAAATAGAAAATTATGTAAAGCAAACACTCAGCGAAGGAAAAGTGATACCCGGATATGGTCATGCCGTATTGCGTAAAACCGATCCCAGGTTTACTGCACAAATGGAATTTGGTAAAAAACACATGCCCGATGACCCACTGGTAAATACGGTATGGACAATTTACGAAACCGTTCCAACCATACTTTCTTCAATGGGGAAAATTAAAAATCCCTGGCCCAATGTTGATGCCCATAGCGGCGCTTTACTGGTTCACTATGGAATGGTGGAATACGAATTTTATACTGTATTGTTCGGCGTTTCCCGTGCATTGGGGGTTTTAACAAGCCTTTGCTGGGATAGGGCCCTGGGTATGCCTTTGGAAAGGCCAAAGTCCATTACCACAGAATCGGTGAAGCTTTGGCTGCAGGGTAAAGATGAAATTTGGGGAGATTAA
- a CDS encoding LptF/LptG family permease produces the protein MKKIDKYIISKYLSTFFFCLLLFTVIVVVVDISEKTDDFVKSNLNAWQIFKEYYLGFIPRFDAMLFPLFVFISVIFFTSKMAGRSEIIAILSSGVSFRRFMLPYIVSAMFLSLLLWLGYRSLVPKANEKFGNFNKNYVDVNKGMHNKNTSYLQNLYFRIDPVTYVGMRSYDTISKTGNGFFIDKFQNNKMLYNLRAGSIMWDTSSKKWKLSNVLERHIDSLKEKLVKNSNLLMKYNFRPLDLRKDEYLKDQMPTRELDDFIRREKMRQSEGLSDLLVERYNRDAIPVSVFILTIIGASLASRRLRGGSGAHLALGVVISVSYILFSRFSVVFAIKGNFSPFLAAWTPNILFGLLAFYIYKKAPK, from the coding sequence ATGAAGAAGATAGATAAGTATATTATTTCTAAATACCTCTCCACTTTTTTCTTTTGTCTTTTACTTTTTACCGTTATTGTAGTAGTAGTAGATATAAGTGAAAAAACGGATGATTTTGTAAAAAGCAATTTGAATGCCTGGCAAATTTTTAAGGAATATTACCTGGGTTTTATTCCCCGGTTTGATGCCATGCTTTTTCCTTTGTTTGTTTTTATTTCGGTAATTTTTTTTACTTCAAAAATGGCCGGCCGCTCAGAAATTATTGCCATTTTAAGTAGTGGTGTAAGTTTTCGGCGCTTTATGCTCCCTTACATTGTTTCTGCAATGTTTCTTTCCTTATTGCTTTGGCTGGGCTACCGATCGCTGGTGCCAAAAGCAAATGAAAAATTTGGCAATTTTAATAAAAACTATGTAGATGTAAATAAAGGCATGCACAACAAAAATACCTCATACCTGCAAAACCTTTATTTTAGAATAGATCCTGTAACCTATGTAGGGATGCGGTCTTACGATACCATCAGCAAAACAGGCAATGGCTTTTTTATTGATAAGTTTCAAAATAATAAAATGCTTTATAACCTAAGAGCAGGCAGCATAATGTGGGATACAAGCTCAAAAAAATGGAAGCTCTCAAATGTATTGGAACGGCACATTGATTCCTTAAAGGAAAAGCTGGTAAAGAATAGCAATTTGCTGATGAAATACAACTTTAGGCCATTGGATTTAAGAAAAGACGAATACCTCAAAGACCAAATGCCCACCAGGGAACTTGATGATTTTATTAGGAGGGAGAAAATGAGGCAATCCGAAGGGTTGAGCGACCTTTTGGTAGAAAGGTATAACCGTGATGCCATACCGGTTTCTGTTTTTATTTTAACCATTATTGGTGCTTCATTGGCCAGCAGGAGGCTTAGGGGCGGCAGTGGCGCACATCTTGCCCTTGGTGTAGTGATAAGTGTGAGCTATATTTTATTTAGCCGTTTTAGTGTTGTATTTGCAATTAAAGGCAATTTTTCGCCCTTTTTGGCCGCATGGACGCCGAATATACTTTTTGGTCTGCTGGCATTTTATATTTACAAAAAGGCCCCCAAATAA
- a CDS encoding DUF1579 domain-containing protein, whose amino-acid sequence MKKIFTLASLFALVAFTQNVRAQSEDEMKKWNDYMKPGKMHELMASWEGQWTANISLWMAPGAPPTQSKGTLLNKMDMDGRYQIGRHTGDFNGMPFEGMSILAYDNAKKVFESTWIDNMGTGIMHLKGEWNDPKKVMTLNGFMTDPMTGKDSKVKETFTVVDDNTHVMEMYMEGPDGKEFKTMEIVYKRNN is encoded by the coding sequence ATGAAAAAAATATTTACACTGGCAAGCCTTTTTGCGCTTGTGGCGTTTACTCAAAATGTAAGGGCTCAGTCAGAAGATGAGATGAAAAAATGGAACGATTACATGAAGCCGGGAAAAATGCATGAACTAATGGCTTCATGGGAAGGGCAATGGACTGCCAATATTAGCCTGTGGATGGCACCTGGTGCGCCCCCTACCCAATCCAAAGGAACCCTGTTGAATAAAATGGATATGGATGGACGCTATCAAATTGGCAGGCATACTGGTGATTTTAATGGAATGCCTTTTGAAGGCATGAGTATTTTGGCTTATGATAATGCCAAAAAAGTATTTGAAAGTACCTGGATAGATAATATGGGTACAGGTATAATGCACTTAAAAGGAGAATGGAACGACCCTAAAAAAGTAATGACCCTTAACGGTTTTATGACCGACCCCATGACAGGTAAAGATTCAAAAGTAAAGGAAACTTTTACTGTAGTAGATGATAACACTCATGTTATGGAAATGTATATGGAAGGCCCGGATGGCAAAGAATTTAAAACGATGGAAATTGTTTATAAAAGGAACAATTAA
- a CDS encoding NAD(P)/FAD-dependent oxidoreductase — translation MANHKLVVIGAGAAGFFCAVNAARLYPSLQVIIVEKSSKLLSKVKVSGGGRCNVTHACFSIAEMIKNYPRGNAFLKKAFHHFFTSDTIQWFQDRGVQLKTEADGRMFPVTDSSQTIMNCLLSEANKYKVQIMMNAAVEDIIPGKENHQVVFQNKKKITAGYVCIACGGFSKWEQFNWLSKLGHTIVPPVPSLFTFNIARNSAEKLMGISVPNAQVKIPGTKWEQAGAVLITHWGFSGPAILKLSAFAARELYEKSYNSKININWIGNVSGIKYNENLLNEKLCQLRFENAAQKIYNKNPFQLPARLWEFLLATININSSLRWADLPAKQQNLLSKILCAQEFELKGKTTFKEEFVTAGGIALSEVNASTLESKKQPGIYFAGEILDIDGITGGFNFQNAWTTGFIAAQAIAKAAFNCV, via the coding sequence ATGGCCAATCACAAACTCGTAGTAATTGGTGCTGGCGCTGCCGGTTTTTTTTGTGCCGTAAATGCAGCAAGGCTTTACCCTTCTTTGCAGGTAATTATTGTTGAAAAATCTTCTAAACTTTTAAGTAAAGTAAAAGTAAGCGGCGGAGGCCGTTGCAATGTTACCCATGCCTGTTTTAGCATTGCAGAAATGATAAAAAACTATCCCAGGGGAAATGCCTTTCTCAAAAAAGCTTTTCATCATTTTTTTACAAGCGATACCATCCAATGGTTTCAGGATAGGGGCGTGCAATTAAAAACTGAAGCCGATGGCAGGATGTTCCCCGTTACCGATAGCTCACAAACCATTATGAATTGTTTGCTGAGTGAAGCCAATAAATATAAAGTACAAATAATGATGAATGCTGCTGTGGAAGATATTATTCCAGGCAAAGAAAATCACCAGGTAGTTTTTCAAAACAAAAAAAAAATTACTGCAGGCTATGTATGCATTGCCTGTGGTGGGTTTTCTAAATGGGAACAATTTAACTGGCTAAGTAAACTTGGCCATACCATTGTGCCACCGGTACCCAGCCTTTTTACTTTTAATATTGCCCGTAATTCTGCGGAGAAATTAATGGGTATTTCAGTACCCAATGCGCAGGTTAAAATACCCGGTACTAAATGGGAACAGGCCGGTGCCGTATTAATAACGCATTGGGGTTTTAGCGGGCCAGCGATATTAAAGCTAAGCGCTTTTGCGGCAAGGGAGTTGTACGAAAAAAGCTATAACAGTAAAATTAATATCAATTGGATAGGTAACGTAAGTGGTATAAAGTATAACGAAAACCTGCTGAATGAAAAATTATGTCAACTACGTTTTGAAAACGCAGCACAAAAAATTTATAATAAAAATCCCTTTCAGTTGCCCGCAAGGTTGTGGGAATTTTTACTGGCCACTATAAATATCAACAGCAGTTTGCGCTGGGCCGATTTGCCAGCAAAGCAGCAAAATTTATTAAGTAAAATATTATGTGCACAGGAGTTTGAGCTAAAAGGTAAAACAACATTTAAAGAGGAGTTTGTAACGGCCGGTGGTATTGCACTAAGTGAGGTAAATGCATCAACCCTGGAAAGCAAAAAGCAACCGGGCATTTATTTTGCCGGCGAAATTTTAGATATAGATGGTATTACCGGAGGCTTTAATTTTCAAAATGCCTGGACCACGGGGTTTATAGCTGCACAGGCTATTGCAAAAGCCGCTTTTAATTGCGTTTAA
- the map gene encoding type I methionyl aminopeptidase, with translation MIQYKTKEEIEIMRQSCLLVGMAHAEAAKILKPGITTLEVNNLVHRFIVDNAAVPSFLNYGGFPAATCISVNDEVVHGFPKNEPLKDGDIISLDIGVLKNGFHGDSAYTYAIGEVSAEVKKLLKVTKASLYIGINKARIGNRIGDIAFAIQEYTEKIHGYGVVRELVGHGLGRSLHEDPQVPNYGKRGTKEKLKAGMVLAIEPMINMGTREVEFLKDGWTVLTKDRKPSAHFEHDISITDGAPDILSSFAALEAAEKANPNLTWSHD, from the coding sequence ATGATACAGTATAAAACTAAAGAAGAAATTGAAATCATGCGCCAGTCCTGCTTACTGGTAGGCATGGCGCATGCCGAAGCTGCAAAAATTTTAAAACCGGGTATTACCACATTGGAAGTAAATAACCTGGTGCATCGTTTTATTGTAGATAATGCTGCTGTTCCATCTTTTTTAAATTATGGTGGTTTTCCGGCAGCAACCTGCATTTCGGTAAATGATGAAGTAGTACATGGCTTTCCTAAAAACGAACCACTGAAAGATGGCGATATTATTTCGCTGGATATTGGCGTTTTAAAAAATGGCTTTCATGGCGATAGCGCATATACTTATGCTATTGGCGAAGTAAGCGCTGAAGTAAAAAAACTTTTAAAAGTTACCAAAGCATCTTTATACATTGGTATTAATAAAGCCCGTATAGGAAACCGCATAGGCGATATTGCTTTTGCCATACAGGAATATACTGAAAAAATTCATGGCTATGGCGTAGTGAGAGAACTGGTAGGGCATGGCCTTGGCCGCAGCCTTCATGAAGACCCACAGGTGCCCAACTACGGAAAGCGTGGCACAAAAGAAAAGCTCAAAGCAGGCATGGTGCTTGCCATTGAGCCCATGATAAATATGGGAACAAGGGAAGTGGAATTTTTAAAAGACGGGTGGACCGTATTAACCAAAGACAGGAAACCCTCTGCCCATTTTGAACACGATATAAGCATCACGGATGGAGCGCCCGATATTTTATCTTCATTTGCAGCGTTGGAAGCTGCAGAAAAGGCCAACCCAAATTTAACCTGGAGCCACGATTAA
- the secY gene encoding preprotein translocase subunit SecY — translation MKKFITTLKNIWSIEELRNKILYTLLLLFIYRLGSFIVIPGIDPNKLDALHSSTQNSGMLGLLDAFVGGAFSKASIFALGIMPYISASIFMQLVTILVPQMAKIQKEGESGRKKINQWTRYLTVIVTVFQSAAYIGYLKSPANAGALIPGYGVAFFWVSTVVLLTVGTLFVMWLGEKITDKGLGNGTSIIIMIGILARLPQSFMQEWTARSTGGAGGLLIMLLEILFLVIVILGIIMLVMGTRKVPVNYAKQIVGNRQFGGARNFLPLKVNASGVMPIIFAQAILFLPTFITGFTNSGFAKYFTDHTNWIYMLVYSFSVIAFTFLYTALLFNPKQMSDELKRNNGFIPGVKPGQDTANYIGTIMDRITLPGAILLALVGILPGLVELGFVGMQQSFATFFGGTSLLIMVGVILDTLQQIETQLLMRQYDGLMNSGRIQGRQAVSSGM, via the coding sequence GTGAAGAAGTTTATTACCACACTTAAAAATATCTGGAGCATTGAAGAGTTACGCAATAAAATATTGTACACGCTCCTTCTTTTGTTCATTTATCGCCTTGGTTCTTTTATCGTAATTCCGGGTATTGACCCCAACAAACTGGATGCACTGCACAGCAGTACACAAAACAGTGGTATGCTGGGCCTTTTAGATGCATTTGTAGGCGGCGCTTTTTCCAAAGCCTCTATTTTTGCCCTGGGTATTATGCCTTATATCTCTGCATCAATTTTTATGCAGCTGGTAACCATACTGGTTCCGCAAATGGCCAAAATTCAAAAAGAAGGCGAAAGCGGAAGAAAGAAAATAAACCAATGGACCCGGTACCTTACAGTAATTGTAACCGTATTTCAATCTGCAGCTTATATTGGCTATTTAAAAAGCCCGGCAAATGCAGGCGCTTTAATACCTGGCTACGGTGTAGCATTTTTTTGGGTTTCTACCGTAGTGTTGCTCACAGTAGGTACATTATTTGTAATGTGGCTGGGCGAAAAAATTACCGACAAAGGTTTAGGTAATGGTACTTCCATCATTATTATGATTGGTATCCTTGCCCGCTTACCCCAATCTTTTATGCAGGAGTGGACAGCCCGTTCTACCGGCGGTGCAGGTGGCTTGCTCATTATGCTGCTCGAAATCCTCTTTTTGGTAATTGTAATTTTGGGAATTATTATGCTGGTAATGGGCACAAGAAAAGTACCGGTAAACTATGCAAAACAAATTGTAGGCAACCGCCAGTTTGGTGGTGCCAGAAACTTTTTGCCCTTAAAAGTAAATGCATCAGGGGTAATGCCCATCATATTTGCCCAGGCAATTTTATTTTTGCCCACCTTTATTACAGGCTTTACCAATAGCGGCTTTGCCAAATATTTTACTGATCATACCAACTGGATTTATATGCTGGTATATTCCTTCTCGGTAATTGCTTTTACCTTTTTATACACGGCTTTGCTTTTTAACCCCAAGCAAATGAGTGATGAGTTAAAACGCAATAATGGCTTTATTCCCGGCGTAAAGCCCGGGCAGGATACCGCCAATTATATTGGCACCATTATGGACAGGATAACCTTACCCGGCGCTATTTTACTTGCCCTTGTAGGTATTTTGCCCGGCCTTGTAGAACTTGGCTTTGTAGGCATGCAGCAAAGTTTTGCTACATTTTTTGGGGGCACCTCTTTATTAATTATGGTAGGGGTAATTTTAGATACATTACAGCAAATAGAAACTCAGTTGCTCATGCGCCAATACGATGGGTTAATGAATAGCGGGCGCATACAGGGAAGGCAGGCCGTATCTTCCGGTATGTAA
- the rplO gene encoding 50S ribosomal protein L15 has product MKLHSLKPAKGSTHKEKRLGRGEASGKGGTSTKGNKGGQSRAGYKSKKAHEGGQMPIQRRLPKRGFKNINKVEYNVFNLGRIDQLAEKYSLTEISPENLYINGLVNQRALIKILATGELKGKYTFKVNAISQKAKSAIESAGGTVEILK; this is encoded by the coding sequence ATGAAATTACATTCTTTAAAACCTGCAAAAGGTTCTACACACAAAGAAAAACGCCTGGGCCGTGGCGAAGCAAGTGGTAAAGGCGGTACCTCTACAAAAGGTAACAAGGGCGGCCAGAGCCGTGCCGGCTATAAAAGCAAAAAAGCACACGAAGGCGGACAAATGCCCATCCAAAGGCGCTTGCCAAAACGGGGTTTTAAAAACATCAACAAAGTAGAGTATAATGTATTTAACCTGGGAAGAATTGACCAGCTTGCAGAAAAATACAGCCTTACCGAAATAAGCCCCGAAAACCTTTATATCAACGGGCTGGTAAATCAAAGGGCTTTAATAAAAATCCTCGCTACCGGTGAGTTAAAAGGTAAGTATACTTTCAAAGTAAACGCCATAAGCCAAAAAGCCAAATCGGCTATTGAAAGCGCAGGCGGCACCGTTGAAATACTTAAATAA
- the rpmD gene encoding 50S ribosomal protein L30 yields MKKIKVTQVKSAIDRPERQKRTLVALGLKKTNASVEVEATPQVLGMVNKVNHLVKVEELA; encoded by the coding sequence ATGAAAAAGATAAAAGTAACGCAGGTAAAAAGCGCAATTGACAGGCCGGAACGCCAAAAAAGAACCTTGGTTGCATTGGGTTTAAAAAAAACAAATGCATCTGTAGAAGTTGAAGCTACTCCACAGGTTTTGGGTATGGTGAACAAGGTAAACCACCTGGTAAAGGTTGAAGAACTGGCCTGA
- the rpsE gene encoding 30S ribosomal protein S5: protein MSNVVSNKVKAGDLELKEKVVAINRVVKTTKGGRAFSFSALVVVGNESGVVGHGLGKAKEVQEAITKGIEDAKKNLVKVPIRHGTIPHDQFTKEGAAKVLIKPAAQGTGVIAGGSMRAVLESAGITDVLAKSLGSANPANVVKATVKALASLREPIAVSKTRNISLKKVFNG from the coding sequence ATGTCAAACGTAGTTTCAAACAAAGTAAAAGCAGGCGACCTTGAGTTAAAAGAAAAAGTAGTTGCCATTAACCGTGTGGTTAAAACAACCAAGGGTGGCCGTGCATTCAGCTTTTCTGCTCTTGTTGTAGTAGGTAACGAATCGGGCGTTGTTGGCCACGGATTGGGCAAAGCCAAGGAAGTACAGGAAGCCATTACCAAAGGCATTGAAGATGCAAAAAAGAACCTGGTAAAAGTTCCTATAAGGCATGGTACCATTCCGCATGACCAGTTTACCAAAGAAGGTGCAGCAAAAGTATTGATTAAACCTGCAGCGCAAGGTACTGGTGTAATTGCCGGTGGCAGCATGCGTGCCGTTTTAGAAAGCGCAGGCATTACCGACGTTTTAGCTAAAAGTCTTGGCTCGGCAAATCCGGCCAATGTAGTTAAAGCTACAGTAAAAGCGCTGGCAAGCCTTCGGGAACCAATTGCCGTTTCAAAAACAAGAAATATTTCATTAAAGAAAGTATTTAACGGATAA